The DNA window CCGGCACAAAACTCTTCATGAAATCGAAGAAATAGGGAAGGCGTTCGAAAAACTTGCCCGAATTCGCGCTGTTGGCGAAGTCGAGCGAGGCGCCGAGGATGATGACGAAGACCACGATTGAAACGATGGTGTAGATCCGCCGCGTTCGAACTTGGCTCTGATAATTATCGAGGATGGTGCGGGAGCTCTCCTGCAATCCGTTCAGAGAGTTCGCGCCGGCCGAGTGCGCCATATCTGGCTTCCTTTTTGGAAAACGGCGGCACCATCATGATGCCGCCGCAAGACTGTTCAGACTCAGGATCAGCCGCCGATCACGGCCTTACGGGCGTCGATGATTGTCTGGTAGAAGCTCTGGTCCACCGGCGCCCAGTCAACGTAGCCGCCGCCGGTGAACGATTCGAAGCAGCTCTTGTCGGTCTTCGGCAGCTCGGCGAAGTAGGCGGTAACCTTCTTCTGGAGATCGGCCGGCAGCTTCTGGGAAACCATCAGCGGACCGTTCGGGATGAGCGGCGACTTCCAGACCTCGACGATATCGTCCATGTCGAGCAGGCCCTTGGCGACCATCTGGTGCAGGTTGCCGGAGGTGTAGCCCTGCGCCCACTCGCCCTGACCGGAACCGAAGGTGGTGCCGACGTCGAACTTCTTGTCGAGAACGCCGAGAACGAGGTTCTCATGGCCGCCGCCGAAGCCGGTTTCAGAGAAATACTGCTTGACGGGAGCGCCGGTGTCTTTCGGAAGGGCAACGTTAGGAACGAGGTAACCGGAGGTGGAGTCGGGATCGGCGAAGCCGAGCTTCTTGCCCTTGGCGTCGGCGAGCGTCTTGATGCCGGAATCCTTGCGGGCAACCATGATCGAATAGTAGCCGGTCGAACCGTCGGCCTGCTTCGTGGTCAGAACCGGGGTAACGGCGTTCGGATCTTTGATATAAACCGCGGCGTAGGAGGCAGCGCCCATGACGGCGAGGTCGATCGTGCCACCGAGCAGGCCCTGGATGACGCCGTTGTAGTTCGGCGATGGGAAGAGCTGGACTTCGGAAACACCGGTGGCAGCGGTCAGGCCCGGCTTGACGCACTCGGTGCGGCGAACCTGGTCGGCTTCGTTTTCACCGCCATCGAGTCCGATGCGGAGCACCTTGACGTCCTGTGCGGCGGCATTGCCGGCGAGGGCGGCTACGGCGATGGTAGCCATCAGGATATTGCGGAATGCAGACATGGAAGTCTCCTTTTGTGACGTGGCTTGTCAGTTGGTTCTCCGGCCGTTGTCCCGTCGGCCGGAAACGGTTCAATGCATGGCGGCGGCTTTGGCCGTCATGCCGGATGATGCGATTTCGGGGCGACGAGTGGATTCAATGCTGGTCGAGGTCACCGTTTCGTCGATGCCGGCGCCGTCCTTATCCGTCCCGTAGATTTCCTTGACAGCCTCCGCGGTCAACTCCGAGGGCTTTCCGTCGAAGACGACGCGGCCACCGGCCATGCCGATGATGCGCTCACAGTAGTTGCGGGCGGTGTCGAGCGTGTGCAGATTGGTGATTACGATGATGCCCTCGCGCTCGTTGATATCGCGCAGCGCATCCATGACGATCTTGGCGTTCAGCGGGTCGAGCGAGGCGATCGGCTCGTCGGCGAGAACCATCTTCGGGTTCTGCATGAGCGCGCGGGCAATCGCCACGCGCTGCTGTTGTCCGCCGGAAAGCGTGCCGGCCGGCTGCAGCGCCGTCTGCTCAATGCCGAGGCGTTCGAGCGCGGCGATGGCGTGAATACGCTCCTCGCGTGTGAAGACGCTGAGCAGGCTCAGAAGCGTCGAGCGGTGATTGAGCCGGCCGAGCATGACATTTGTGAGAACATCAAGGCGCGGCACCAGGTTGAACTGCTGGAAGATCATCGCACAGTCGCGCTGCCAGTTGCGCAGCGCCCGGCCACGAAGTCCGGAGACTTCGACGCCGGCAAAGTGAATCGAGCCGGAGCTCGGCTCCTGGAGCCGGTTGATAATGCGCAGGAGCGTCGACTTGCCGGCGCCGGAGCGGCCGATGATGCCAACCATCTGACCCTGAGAAATCTCGAGTGTGACGGCGTCGACGGCGAGTTTGTTTCCGAATCGACGTGTGACATCCTTCAGCGTGAACATCATGCTCTTCCCCTGCATCCCGGGCCTTTATCAGGATCGCATTAGTCCCGCTTGATGACCCTCAGATGTCATATTTGTGTAAGTCTTGTCACAATTCCTGGCGCTGGTATCGGAGGTTTAGCCGCCGTAGCGGGAGAGGAAATCTTCCGCGCTCAGGTTGCGAAAATCCTGGAGTGCCAGGCGCAGCCGGTCATGTTCCCAATCCCACCAGGCGAGTTCGTCCATGCGTTCTCCGAGCGCCTCAGAAAACCGATCGCGGATCAGCCGGGCCGGGACGCCGCCGACGATCGTGTAGGACGCGACGTCTTTCGATACGACGGCACCGGCGCCTATCACCGCGCCGTTGCCGACGCTGACGCCCGGCAGGATCGTCGCCCCATGGCCGATCCAGACGTCATTGCCGATCGTCACGCGATTCAAGCGCCGCCAGGCGAAGAAATCCTCCTCCATGTCGCCGTCCGGCCAGTAATCTGCGGCGCGATAGGTGAAATGGTGCAGCGTCGCGCGCCAGGTCGGATGGTTGGTGGCGTTGATGCGAACGGCGGCGGCAATATTGACGAATTTGCCGATCGTCGCGCACCAGATGGAGCCGTCCTGCATGATGTAGGAATAGTCGCCGAAGGTTACCTCGCTGATGCGGCAGCGTTCCGAGATTTCGGTATAGCGCCCGAGGGTGGAATCGCTGACGGATGCAGTCTCGTCGATATAGGGCTCAAGGCCCAGCTTCCGGTTCATGCAGCGATCTTTCGTGGAGAGAACTGCTGGACATCGAGGATGCGCTCGGCGACGGCTTCGCGCACTTCCTCGTCGTGGAAGATGCCGAGGAGAGCAACGCCCGCCCGCTTCTTTTCGGCAATCATGCTGACGACGACGGCCCGATTTCGTGCATCGAGCGACGCTGTGGGTTCGTCGAGAAGCAGGATCGTATGGTCGGTGATGAAGCCGCGCGCGATGTTGACCCGTTGTTGTTCTCCGCCCGAAAAGGTGGCGGGCGGAAGCTGCCAGAGCGTTTCGGGCAGGTTGAGTTTGGCGAGCAGGGCACCGGCCTTTTCCCGCGCCGCCACGGCCTGTTCGCCGCGTGCGACAAGCGGCTCGGCCACTACGTCTATGGCCGCGACACGCGGGACGGTGCGCAGGAATTGGCTGACATAGCCGAGCGTATGGCGCCGCACGTTGAGCACGGTGCGCGGGTCGGCCGAGGCAAGATCGACGATGCGCCCGTCGTGGTGGACGAGGATCTGCCCGGTATCGACGGCATAATTGCCGTAGATCATCTTGAGCAGCGAGCTCTTGCCGATGCCAGAGGGGCCGCCGAGCACGACGCATTCGCCTGACGACACAGAGAAGGCGACGTCGGAGACGACGGGCAGCCTGATGCCGTCGCGCAGGTGCATGGTGAAGCTTTTCGAGACTTCGGAAACGACGAGGGGCGTGGCCATGATTCTTCTTTCCTGGTTTCTAACGATGGCTCAGACCTGCAGGATCGAGGAGACGAGCAGCTGGGTGTAAGGCTCCCGCGGATCGTCGAGCACACGATCTGTCAGACCGTGTTCGATGACGCAGCCATCCTTCATCACCATCATCCGGTGCGAGAGAAGCCGGGCGACGGCGAGATCGTGGGTGACGATGATGGCCGAGAGGCCAAGATCGTTGACGAGGCCGCGCACCAGATCGAGCAGGCGCGCCTGCACCGAAACGTCGAGACCGCCGGTGGGTTCGTCCATGAAGACGAGGCGCGGCCCGGTGACGAGATTGCGGGCAATTTGCAGGCGCTGGCGCATGCCGCCGGAAAAGGCGCGCGGCTGGTCGTCGATGCGCTCTGCGTCGATCTCGACACGTTCGAGCCAGTCGATGGCGGCCGAGCGGATCTTGCCGTAGTGCCGGTCGCCGATCGCCATCAGCCGTTCACCGACATTGGCGCCGGCCGAGACGGTCATGCGCAGCCCGTCGGCGGGGTTCTGGTGTACGAACCCCCAGTCGGTGCGCATCAGGAAGCGGCGCTCGGCCTCATTCATATGGTAGAGGTCGCGGTAGCTGCCGTCGCGCATGTGGTACTCTACGCTGCCGGTGGTCGGCATCAGCCTGGTGGAGATGCAGTTGAGCAGCGTTGTCTTGCCGGAACCCGATTCGCCGACGATGGCGAGCACCTCGCCGGGCCAGAGCTCGAAGGAGACGTTCCGGCAGCCGATGCGATTGCCGTAGAATTTTGAGAGGTCGTTGACTTTGAGAAGCGCCGTGTCGGTCATTCCGCAGCCTCCCGGGCCAGCATTTCGCCGGCATGCCCCTGCGCCCGGCGATCTTCGCAATGGTCGGTATCGGAGCAGACGAACATGCGGCCGCCCTTGTCGTCGAGGATGACCTCGTCGAGGTAGACATCTTCTGCGCCGCAGAGCGCGCAGGGTTTGCCGAAGCGCTGGATCTCGAAGGGATGGTCTTCGAAATCCAGGCTGACGACGTCGGTATAGGGCGGCACGGCATAGATGCGCTTTTCGCGACCGGCGCCGAAAAGCTGCAGCGCTTCCGACTTGTGCATCTTCGGATTGTCGAACTTCGGTGTCGGCGAAGGATCCATGACGTAACGTCCATGCACCTTGACCGGATAGGCATAGGTGGTGGCGATGCGACCGTTGCGCGCGATGTCCTCGTAGAGCTTCACATGCATGAGGCCGTATTCTTCGAGCGCATGCATCTTGCGGGTCTCGGTCTCGCGGGGCTCAAGGAAGCGCAGCGGCTCTGGGATCGGCACCTGATAGACCAGCACCTGGCCGGCTCCGAGCTTTTCCTCCGGGATGCGGTGGCGCGTCTGGATGATCGTCGCATCCCTGGTATGCGTCGTCACCGCGACATTGGCGACCTTTTGGAAGAAGGCGCGGATGGAAACGGCGTTGGTCGTATCGTCGGCGCCCTGATCGATGACCTTCAGCACGTCGTCAGGCCCGATGATCGAGGCCGTCACCTGCACGCCGCCGGTGCCCCAGCCGTAGGGCATCGGCATTTCGCGCGAGGCGAAAGGCACCTGGTAGCCTGGAATGGCGATTGCCTTCAGGATGGCGCGGCGGATCATCCGCTTGGTCTGCTCGTCGAGATAGGCGAAGTTGTAGCTGGCGAGATCGCTCATTCGGCGGCTTCCTTCATGTCTTCGCCAGCACTGCGGGCGGCTTCGAATTCGCGGCGCATGCGGCGGACGAGATCGAGTTCGGCCTGGAAGTCCACATAATGCGGAAGCTTCAGGTGCTCGACGAAACCGGTCGCCTGGACGTTGTCGGAATGGGAAATGACGAATTCCTCATCCTGCGCAGGCGCGGTGATGTCCTCGCCGAGCTCTTCGGCGCGCAACGCCCTATCGACCAGAGACATCGCCATCGCCTTGCGCTCGCTCTGGCCGAAGACGAGGCCGTAGCCGCGGGTGAATTGCGGCGGCGCCTTGGCCGATCCCTTGAACTGGTTGACCATCTGGCATTCAGTGATTTGGATTACGCCGAGCGAGACGGCGAAGCCGAGCTCCGCCACGTCGAATTCCACCTCGACTTCGCCGATGCGGATCTCGCCGGTGAAGGGGTGATTGCGGCCATAGCCGCGCTGGGTGGAGTAGCCGAGCGCCAGCAGGAAGCCCTCGTCGCCCCGGGCAAGCGCCTGCAGGCGCAGGTCGCGGGTCATCGGGAATTCCATCGGCTCGCGGGTCAGGTCGCCGATCTCGTGATCTTCCGGCATGTCGCCGTCTGCCTCGATCAGGCCTTCCTCGCCGAGAATTTCGGATACGCGCATGACGCGGCCGGTCTCCGCCGTACGCTGGGCAGGCGCCTCGACCGCTTCGTCCTGAAGCAGCGAGGGATCGAGCAGCCGATGGGTATAATCGAAGGTAGGCCCAAGAAGCTGGCCGCCCGGCAGATCCTTGTAGGTCGCCGAGATGCGCCGTTCGATCGTCATATCAGCCGTGTCGAGCGGCCTTGAATAGCCGAAGCGCGGCAGAGTCGTGCGGTAGGCGCGCAGCAGGAAGATCGCCTCGATCATATCGCCGCGCGATTGGCGGATGGCGAGCGCTGCAAGCGTGCGGTCGAAAAGCGAGGCCTCCGCCATCACGCGGTCAACGGCGAGGCCCAACTGCGCCACGATCTGGTCGATGCCGATCGCCGGCAGAGAACGGTCGCCGCGGCGGCGGTCGGCAAGCAGGCGGTGGGCATTGGCAATGGCGGCCTCGCCACCCTTGACGGCAACATACATGAGCTCAGATCTCCGTTGCTGTGATCTTGGTGGTGCGCGGCAGACAGAGGAAGCGTTTGCCCGATGTCAGCACGATGTCGATGCCGCGCGGAAAGAGCGCACGATTGTCCGTCCAAAGCGGCAGAAAGGTCTCGGGCAGCCCCCTGGGCGCGATCTCAGTCTCGCTCTGGATGCCGGGGCCGATCAGTGCCAATCTGCGCCCGCCCTCCAGCTCGGCGAGTTCGATGATAATGGTCGTCGAACGGTCGGGATATTCCTGCGTGCCCGATGCAAAGACGCCGAAGGAGGAAAGCGCGGTACCGGCTTCCGTGAAAGCGAAGCGCGCCTCGGCCTTTTCGCTCGTCAGCGGAGCGCCAGTGTGGAAGCCGAGCCATTCCGGCACAGCCGATTTGGCCAATCCCTGCGAAAGCCAGACCGGCGTGTCATGGTCGCAAAGTGTCAGCGCGATCGCGCCGGCGGCGATGCCGAACGGCCCGGGCGGAGCGATATCGGGCTCAACGGTCTGGATCGTGCCGGGACGGGCCATGCCGTCCATCAGCATCTTGAAAACGCTCTGGGCGTGGAACACCGGGGCGGCAAAGCCGCCGATCAGGGCTTCTATCTTCAGACCCATCAGTCGTCACCCCGCACCATAGTGAAAAAGTCGACGCGGGTTGCCGCCGTCTCATCCGCCTTACGGCGTTCGGCAGCGGCTATCCGTTCCTCGATCGGCAGAAGCAGGGCCTGTTCCACAAATTCCCTGGTCGCCTCCTGCTGCCAGAGCGCGTCGAACATCGCCGCAAGACGGGCCTTTTCCCGGTCGGTGCCGAGCGCCTGCGCATGCCCGACCGATCCGGAGTCGAGCCGGACCGAAGCACGCGTCACCGTCACTTCCCCAAGATTGAAGGCGGCTCCGCCGCCACCGATGCGCCCGCGCACCATCACCAGGCCGGTTTCGGGTCCGCGCACCGGCTGCACCTGAGGCTTTTCCGGCAACGCATCCCAGACCGCCGAGAGCTCGCTTCGTTTTGCGCGCGCCAGCAGATCGGCGGCGCGTTTGCGCGCCGACACCCTCTGTGACGCAGCGTCCCTATTCTCCGCTGATATCATCGCCATCTTCCCGGAAATATCTATTGATATAGACAACTATACAAGATATTTCTAGGCTTAGATCGAAGTCGTGACAAGGGTGTGACATCTCAGGCGTAACGCATCTTTTCGCTGCGCAGGCGACTCTGTAACGCTTTGATCCAAGCAGTGGGAATGAAGTGGCAGGGCAGGGTGGAATGGCGGGATTGAAGCAGGTGCAAAGGCAAACGGGTGTGGCGCTTTGGCGTCAGATTGCCGACCGGATACGGGAGGCGATCAGCGCCGGCGCCTATGACGAAACTGGAATGGTGCCGCCAGAAACCGGGCTGGCGCTGCAGTTCGGCGTCAACCGGCATACGGTGCGCAGCGCTCTGGCGGCGCTGGCGCAAGAGGGGATCGTGCGTGCGGTGCAAGGTCGCGGCACGCTGATCGAGCGCAAGGAGCGCTTCAACTTCCCGATCACGCGGCGCACCCGCTTTACCGCCGGTATCGGCGATCAGGCGCGCGAGATGCGAGGACTTCTGCTCGAGGAGGCAAAGGAGGAGGCGAGCGCCGAGGTCGCTCGCTGGCTTGGCCTGAAGCCGGGAGCAGAGGTGATCCGGCTTGAAACGCTGCGCGAGGCCGACAAGCGGCCGGTTTCAAGGGCGACGAGCTGGTTTCCCGCCGAACGTTTCGCCGGGATCGGCGAGGCCTACCGAAATCACGAATCGATCACCAAGGCTTTCGCCGAACTCGGGCTGGTGGACTACGTCCGGGCGACAACCGAGGTAACGGCGGCGCATGCTGCTACTGCCGATCTGGCTGACCTAGAGCTCACCCCTGGCGCGATCCTTCTGATCGCCAAGGCGATGAACACCGATCTTGATGGCGTGCCGGTGCAATATTCCATTAGCCGGTTTGCGGCTGATCGGGTGCAGTTCACCATCGAGAATTGAGGCTTGGCGTGCCGACCGGCTCCGGTGGCACGCCTACTTGAATTCAATGCGCGCCGGACATATCGCCCAGCACTTCCTTGGAAGCGACGGTGGAATCCGCATTCAGCTTGTAGACCATGGGAACGCCGGTCGCGAGGTTGAGGGCAAGCACGCCTTCTTTGCTGAGCTTGTCGAGCACCATGACGAGCGAACGCAGCGAATTGCCATGCGCGGCAACCAGCACCTTCTCGCCGCGCAGCACGCGCGGCAGGATTTCCGTGAGGTAGTAAGGCCAGACGCGCGCGCCGGTGTCGCGCAGGCTCTCGCCGCCGGGCGGCGGCACGTCGTAGGAACGGCGCCAGATATGCACCTGTTCCTCGCCCCATTTGGCGCGCGCATCATCCTTGTTGAGGCCGGAGAGGTCGCCGTAGTCACGCTCGTTCAACGCCTGGTCGCGGATCGTCTCGAGGTCAGGTTGACCGACCTTGTCGAGAATGAGCTTCAGCGTGTGCTGCGCGCGAACCAGAGCCGAGGTAAAGGCGATGTCGAATTTGATCCCGTATTCGGCAAGTGCGGCGCCGCCCGCATTGGCTTCCTGGATGCCGAGCTCGGTCAGATCGGGATCCTTCCAGCCGGTGAAGAGATTCTTCAAGTTCCAGTCGCTCTGGCCGTGACGAACGAGGACGAGGGTACCGCTCATGAATATGCCTCCGTAATATCCTTATTGGGAAGAAAGCCCGAGCACGTCGAGCATGGAATAGAGCCCCGGCTTCTTGTCGCGCGCCCAGAGCGCCGCCTTGATGGCACCGCGTGCGAAGATCGAACGGTCGGCCGCACTGTGCGACAGGCTGACGATTTCGCCTTCGCCGGCGAAAAGCACGGAATGCTCGCCGATGACGGAGCCGCCGCGCAGCGTCGCAAAACCGATCGTACCCGCCTCCCGGGCGCCGGTATGTCCATCGCGCACCCTGACCGATTTCGAGGCGAGATCGACATTGCGGCCCCTGGCCGCCGCTTCGCCGAAAAGAAGTGCAGTGCCGGAAGGGGCGTCGACTTTGTGCTTGTGATGCATTTCCAGGATCTCGATGTCCCAATCAACAGGATCGAGCGCCCGCGCCGCCTGTTCGACCAGGACGCTGAGCAGATTGACGCCAAGGCTCATATTGCCCGACTTGACGATGCGGGCATGGCGTGCCGCGGCGGCGATCTTCGCGTTGTCCTCGGTCGAGCAGCCCGTCGTGCCGACGACATGAACGATACGGGCCTGCGCGGCGAGGCCGGCGAATTCCACGCTTGCGGCAGGCGAGGTGAAGTCGAGCACGCCTTCGGCATGGAGAAATGCCTGGAGCGGGTCGTCGCCGATCATGACTCCGGTCGGGCCGAGGCCCGCCATCTCGCCAGCATCCTTGCCGACGAAGGGCGAGCCGACACGCTCGACGGCAGCGTGCAATGTCACGCCGTCGATCGAATGGACGAGCCGGATCAGCGTCTGTCCCATGCGTCCCGCCGCGCCAACCACCACTAGTTTCATCGCAGCATCGCTCATGTCCGTCTCACCAAGTTAGTTTGAATCGGAGGCCGAAGGCCTCTGCAGGTTGTTGAGGCGAGCGTAAAGACCGTCACTGACCTTCGCAAGCGCCTCGTGATTGCCTTCCTCGACGACCCGGCCCTGCTGCATGACGACGATCTTGTCGGCGCGCACCACGGTCGACAGCCGGTGGGCAATGACGACGACGGTGCGCCCCGTCATCGCCTCGTCGAGCGCCTTCTGCACGGCGGCCTCGGATTCGGTGTCGAGGGCCGACGTCGCTTCGTCGAGGAGCAGGATCGGCGCCTTGCGCACCAGTGCGCGCGCGATGGAAAGCCGCTGACGCTGGCCGCCCGAAAGCGTCACGCCGTTTTCACCGACCGGCGTATCGTAACCCTGTGGCTGGGCCGAGATGAAATCATGCGCATAGGCGAGCCGAGCCGCCTCTTCCACCTCGGCATCGGTCGCTTCCGGCCGGCCGTAGCGGATGTTGTCGCGGATCGTACCCTCGAACAGGTAGGGCTGCTGCGAGACATAGGCGAGCTGCTGGCGCAGCGACTTCTTGGTGATGTGGGCGATATCCTGTCCGTCGATCAGGATCTCGCCTTCACGCGGATCGTAGAAGCGCGGAATGAGGCTGATGACGGTGGATTTGCCAGCGCCCGAGGGGCCGACGAGCGCCGTGGTCGCTCCGCCCTCGGCGACGAAGCTGACGTTGTTCAGCACGCTTTCATTGCCGTAGGCGAAGGAAACATTGCGGAATTCGATGCGCGCCTGCGTCACCGTCAGCGGCCGGGCATCCGGGAGGTCGCGCTGGCGCGGCTCCATGTCGAGCAGTTCGTAGATCATCCGCGCATTGACGACGGCGCGTTCCATCTGCACCTGCAGGCGGGCAAGGCGGCGGGCCGGGTCATAGGCAAGCAGCAGCGCCGTCACGAAGGAGAAGAAGGCGCCCGGGGCCACATTGTAATAGATCGAGCGATAGGCGGCATAGGCAAGCACGCTGGCGACGGCAAAGCCCGCAAAGCTCTCCGTCAGCGGCGAAGTGCGTTCGGAAAGCCGGGCAATCCGGTTCGCCCGGTTCTCGGCGGCCGTGATGAGCTTGTTGACCTTGTTCTCCAGCTCCTCTTCCATCGTGAAGGCTTTGACGATGGCAATACCCTGGATCGTCTCCTGCATCGCCCCCAGCACGTGGCTGTTCAGATGCACGGCCTCGCGGGTTGCCGAGCGAAGCCGCTTGGAAACATAACGCAGCGCATAGAGCAGCGGCGGCGCCATGATGAACACGGCCAGGCTGAGCAGCGGGTCCTGAAGGACCATCACGCCGATCAGCGAAACGAAGGTCAGGAGGTCGCGCACCGTCGAGGTGATCGTCAGATTGAGCACGTCGCGGATGCCGCTGACGTTCTGGCTCACCTGCGCGGCGATATGGGCCGACCGTGCCTCACTGAAAAAGCCGACAGAAAGCGTCATCAGATGCGCATAGAGGCGGCGCTGATATCGGGCGACGATATTGTTGCCGACCTTGGAAAGCGCCACGGCCTGGCCGTAGCTGGCAAAACCGCGCAACACGAAGGCAACGAAGATCGAAAGACAGATGATCCAGACGACGTCGGCGCGGCGGTTGGCGAAGGCCTCGTCGATGATCGCCCGCATGATCCATGCAGTGAACGCCGTCGAAAGCGCCACGACCACGAGGCAGGCGATCGCAAAGACATAACCCCAGAGATGGTCGCGGCCGTTTTCAGCGATGATGCGCTTCAGGATGCCGGTCACGGTATCGCTGTTGACGCTCTGCTTTCTGCTTTCCGCGGCTTCCAAAAATGAGCTTTCCTGTCCTGTGCCGGCGCGCCATGGATGCGGCACGCGCTTTTGCCGGCTCTATAAAGAGTTAGGATTGGTTTGGCTAGAGCGCCGCGCGTCCGACTGGGCGGGCCAGCACGCTCTGCCTGCCTTGGGCGCGGGGTCAACGCCGCCAGCGGCGGCCTTCCGTCGATACGCCGAAATTCGCCGGCATTCGGGCATAGGCGGAAAGCCCGGCAAGGGCTGCCAGCGGATGCGTCACCACATAGGTGGGAATGGTGCGAAGCAGCGCTGTAT is part of the Rhizobium bangladeshense genome and encodes:
- a CDS encoding ABC transporter ATP-binding protein, whose translation is MEAAESRKQSVNSDTVTGILKRIIAENGRDHLWGYVFAIACLVVVALSTAFTAWIMRAIIDEAFANRRADVVWIICLSIFVAFVLRGFASYGQAVALSKVGNNIVARYQRRLYAHLMTLSVGFFSEARSAHIAAQVSQNVSGIRDVLNLTITSTVRDLLTFVSLIGVMVLQDPLLSLAVFIMAPPLLYALRYVSKRLRSATREAVHLNSHVLGAMQETIQGIAIVKAFTMEEELENKVNKLITAAENRANRIARLSERTSPLTESFAGFAVASVLAYAAYRSIYYNVAPGAFFSFVTALLLAYDPARRLARLQVQMERAVVNARMIYELLDMEPRQRDLPDARPLTVTQARIEFRNVSFAYGNESVLNNVSFVAEGGATTALVGPSGAGKSTVISLIPRFYDPREGEILIDGQDIAHITKKSLRQQLAYVSQQPYLFEGTIRDNIRYGRPEATDAEVEEAARLAYAHDFISAQPQGYDTPVGENGVTLSGGQRQRLSIARALVRKAPILLLDEATSALDTESEAAVQKALDEAMTGRTVVVIAHRLSTVVRADKIVVMQQGRVVEEGNHEALAKVSDGLYARLNNLQRPSASDSN